The DNA region CGCAAGCCAAGGCCGACTACCTGAGGGCCTATGACGACCTGGCCGCACAGTGGCCGGTGGCGGCGACGGACCTCGATGTCGAAACCTCCTTCGGCACAACACGAGTGCGCAAGTCAGGCAGTGGCGAAGGTGCGCCGATCGTGTTGTTGCCCGGGATGCCGGGGATGGGGTTGTTCTGGATGCCGTTCATCGAAGAGATGGCGCGTGAGCATGTCGTGTACACGGTGGATCCGATGGGGTGGGCGGGGCGCAGTGAGCAGACAGCGCCGCTGAAGGGGCAGCACGACATTGTGCGGTGGCTGGTCGAGGTGTTCGACGGGATCGGGGCCGAGCGGGTGCATTTGGCCGGGTATTCGGGGGGATCGTGGCTGTCGCTGCTGTTCGCGTCGCAGCGGTCGGATCGGCTGGCCAGTATCACCATGCTCGAGCCCGATGCGGCTTCGTTCCTGAAGCCGAAGTGGGGGCTGCTGTTCAAGTTCCTGTTCGGCGGGATCCGGCCGACGCGGGAGAAGATGGAGAAGTTCCTGGAGTGGATGACTCCGGGGGTGAAGCTCTCCGAGGAGATGTGGACTCTGACGTTGGCCGCGTTGAAGTTCCGCATCGCGATGCCGTGGTCGCGGCTGCTGCCCGACGAGCAGTTGGGCAGGGTCACCGCGCCGATGCTGGTGCTGTTCGGGGAGACGACGATCGCCAATGACGCGCATGCGGCCGCGGCACGGGCGCGGGAGTGCATTCCGGGGGCCGATATCGAGATCTACCCCGGTGTGGGGCACGAAATGCTCTGGGCGATACCGGAAACGGTGATTCCGCGCTTCCTCGGATTCGTGGAGCAGCACGATCAGGTGCGGGCCTGATCAGGTCGTCGCGCAGTAGATGACCGCCGGGTAGGTGGCGAGGAACGCCCACAGGAAGGTGTTGAGGCGCATGAGGATCGCGGTGCCGATGTGCAGGAGAGCCGCGAAAGTGCCGTTGTGGGCGTAGCGCCCCTCGACCGTGATGTTCCCCTGCAGCTGACCCGCTGGCACCTGCGCCAACCTGCGAAGAGACCTCACCTTGCGAACATATGTTCGACCACGTGGTAGCGTCGTGCGCATGTCGACGCCACTGCAGGGATCGCTGTTCGATGGGTTCGGGGAGGTCGAGCTGGGCGGGCTGGACGGCCTGCGGCGCACCGAGCTCGGCGACGGCGCGTGGGTGGATGTGCTGCCCGGGTGGTTGAGCGGGGCGGATGAGCTGTTCGAGCGGCTGGCGGGCGGGGTGCCGTGGCGAGCGGATCGGCGGGCCATGTACGACCGGGTAGTGGATGTGCCGCGGTTGCTGTCGTTCTACGACGAGGGCCGCGAGCTACCGGACCCGATCCTCACCGAGGCGCGAAATGCGCTGAGCGCGTATTACTTCCGGGAACTCGGGGAGTCGTTCGCGACGGCGGGCCTGTGTTACTACCGCGACGGGAACGACAGCGTCGCCTGGCACGGCGACACCATCGGGCGCGGCGCGACCGACGACACCATGGTCGCGATCGTGTCGGTGGGTGCGGCGCGCGCCTTGCTGCTGCGCCCGCGCGGGGTGGCGCGAGCGTGCGATATCCGCTCGGGCACGGGGATCTGATCGTGATGGGTGGATCATGCCAGCGCACCTGGGAGCACGCCGTGCCCAAGACCCGGCGGCCAGTGGGGCCGCGCATCAGCATTCAATTCCGCCCGCGCGGCGTCCGGTGAGGCCGGGTGGGCATCGAAAGGCGCTGCGGCGGTAGCGATCAGGGGCGGCGGGCGAAGTCCGGGGTGGGCTCGGGCCGGACACCGCGGGCCACCAGGTAGATCGGGAGGCTGCGCAGCACCGGGATGCGACGGAAGATCCGCACCGACAAGGGGGTGCGCGGCGCGTTGGAGACGCTCAGCCGTCCCGCCACCGCGGGGCGCACCACCCTGGCGTGGGCGATGCGCTGCATGCCCTGGACCACGGCGGTCGGCAGCAGGCGGCGGCGCTGGACGCGGGCCAGATCGGCGGTGGTGACGGTGCGCGACAACAGTTTCGGGGCGAGGATGCGGGCCGCGGCCACCGCGTCCTGGACGGCCAGGTTGATGCCGACACCGCCGATCGGGGACATGGCGTGGGCGGCGTCGCCGAGGCACAGCAGGCCGTCGGTGTACCAGCGGTCGAGCCGGTCCAGTTTCACGTCGAGAAGTTTCACCTGCTCCCAGTCGTGGAGGGCGTCGGTGCGGTCGGCCAGCCAGGGCACCACCTCGGCCAGGCTGCGCATGATCTCGCCGACCGGGTGCCGGGCGCGCTGGTCGGCGTCGCTGCCCTTGGCGATGAGTGTCGCGCTCTGCCAGTAGTCGCCGCGATCGAACATGACCACCACCCGGTGGGCGGTGACCACCGGAATCAGTCCGGACGGATCGGTGTCGTTGCGCGGAATCCGGAACCACCAGGTGTCGAACGGCGTCGGCCAGGCGCGGACGCCGAGCCCGGCGGCCGCGCGCAGCACCGAGGAGCGGCCGTCGCAGGCCACGGTCAGATCGGCGTGGATCTCCCCGGTCGCCCCATCCGCGGTGCGATAGCGAACCCCCGCGACCACGTTGTCGGTGCGCAGCAGGTCCACCGCCTCGGTGTTCATCCGCAACCGGAAACTCGGTTCGACCTCACCGGCACGCGCCAGCAGATCCAGCAGATCCCACTGCGGCACCATGGCCACGTACTTGTGACGGCCCGGAATGTGGGCGAAGGAACCCAACGTCACCATCCGGCCACCGATCGGGATCTGCACCGTGTTCAGCCGTCGCTGCGGCAGTTTCGCGAAGTCCTCGCCCAGTCCCAGGGCGTCGATGAGGTCGAGGGTCGTCGGGTGCACGGTGTCGCCGCGGAAGTCGCGCAGGAAGTCGCCGTGTTTCTCCAGCACGGTGACCTCGACGCCGGCGCGGGCCAGCATCAGCCCCAGGAACATGCCCGCCGGTCCCCCACCGGCGATGAGACAGGTCGTGCGTTCCATCGGGACCTCCCGGGTCGAAGACCGCTCTCACCGTCGATGGTAGGACGCCGACTCCGGGACAGACGCTTCGCGGCGGCTAACTGTCGCGGTGCAGGACGAAGAAGTACGGCTCGTCCAGCCCGCGCATGTCCATGACCCCGAGCAGGGTGTCCGCGTCGACGCGGCGGAAGATGTCGATGATCGGCAGGTGGTCGTAGACCATTGCGGCACTGGACTTTCCCCGGAATTCCAGGTCGCGCAGCCGGGCCCGCGAGGCGGTCGTCCGCAGCATGGGCCGCAGCACCCCGAGTGAGCGGCGCACCGGCGACAGCGCCGTCACCGGCACCTTGCCCGCCAGGAACAGCGGCACCCGGCGCGGGTCGATCGGGAAGATCTCGCCGTCCGGGGCGGCGAACAGCAGCGGCTGTACGTGGTCGGCGCTGTCGAATTGCTTGCCGTACCAGCCTGTTTCGACGAGCATGCCGTCCCAGGGGTGACCGGTCCCCACCTCCGCGCCGCGCCAGCGACCGGTGGTGATGTCCTCGACGCGCACCTCCGGCAGGCTGTCGAACAACTCCCACGCCTGGGTGGCGGTGGCCGCGCCGTCCATCAGGGCGCGCAGGCGGGCGCCCTCCGTCGCCGAGCCGGCAACCATCATGATCTCCTCGGTGAGAGTCGACGACATTGTTTCTCTCACCCTAGGCCGGGGACCGGTGGATCCGATGGGGCGTGCGCGGCCACGATAGCGACCGGTTTGGCCGAATATGCCGATCCCACGAACCCGCCCGCCACTCGGTCGCCGTCGGTCGATCAGCCCAGGGCCGCCGGGGATTCGGCGTGCGGGACGAGCAGCCGCGGACTGCCCGAGCCATCCGACGGAACCGCCCAGATATCGGCGTCGCCACCGCCGCGCGAGACCGCGTAGCCGATGGTGTTCGAGTCCAGCCACGCCGGTTGGTCGTCGACGCTGCGGGTTTCGGCCAGCGGGGTGCGCACGCCCGAGGCCAGGTCCAGCACCGAGAGCCGCCAGCCCTTCGCAGGGTCGCCGTCGACGGCCGACTTGAACGCGATCCGCTTGCCGTCCGCCGACAACGACGGGCATTCCACGTTCTGGGCGATGGTGCGGACGGTCTTCGCCGCGATATCGCCCCGCACCAGGTAGCGGCGGCCGTCGGTGGACATGGTGGCGTAGAAGGTGTTGTCGTCCGCGGCGAAGGTGATGCCCCAGAAGTTGAGATCGGCCGCGGTGTAGGGGCGGCCGTCCACCACGACCGCCAGGAACTCCAGGGAATCGATCATGTCGCCGGTCGTGAGGTCGACCAGTCCGGCGCGGGTGGAGAAGCGGCCGTTGTTGTAGGAGTCGCCCGCCACGAACACCGTCCAGGCCACCAGCCGCCCGTCGCCGGACAATCGGGTGCGGTTCGGGACGCCGACCAGCGGGATCTCCCGCGTCACGGTCAGATCGGCGTCCAGGATGGCGGCCTGGAAGGTGGCCAGCGGGCCGTCGGGCCGCAGGCAGATGCCGCTACCGGCCGCCGCGGCCACCCGCAGGCATTCGAGCTTCGACACCGCGCGCGCCGCACCCGGATCAACGGCGGACACCATCGCCACATGGCCCTTGCTCTCGGCCGCGGTGCTGCGGAACAAGATTCGGGGCCCGGGTGAGATGTTCAGCGCCTCGTAGGCGACGGCGGGCTGCGCGCGCGTCCCGGTGAACACGCCGTAGCCGATGGCGATCGCGGCCAGGACCAGCGCCCCGAGCAGGGCCGACACCGTACGCCGGTTCACGCGTGCTCCTCCGCGGCCTCGGCGACGTCCTCGGCGGTCCCGGCGGTCTGGACGCCGCGCAGCAGCACAGCGATCACGACCACGGCCACCGCCACCAGAGCGGCGGCGACCCGGCTCGCGTTCGCCGGTCCCCACAGCGTCCAGGCCAGGCCGAACAGCACCGAAGACACCAGGTAGGACAGCGCCTGCCCGGTCTGGATCAGCGCGATTCCGGTGGTGCGCAACGCTTTCGGCAGCACCGGACCGGCCAGCGCCATCAGCACGCCGTCGGTCGCGGCGTAGAACAGGCCGTAGAGCGCGAGGACCACCACCAGCAGCGCGGTGCCGCCGAACGGCCCGAACAGCAGCAGGTACACCAGCACCAGCGCGGTGTAGCCGCCGAGCACCACGGTCAGGCGGCCGATCTTGTCGGCGAGCACGCCCAGCGGGGTGGCCAGCACCAGATACGACAGGTTGGTGCCGACGGCCAACAGCGGAAACCAGCTGACGCTCAGGTGTTCTCGCTGCTGCAGCAGCAGGTAGACGAAACCGTCGCCGATGGTCACCAGCCCGGCCAGGCAGGCCGCGGCGACCAGCCGACGCACCGGCGTGAGCCGGATCAGCCCGCCCAGCGAGCGCGGCGACACCGCACCATTGACCGGTTGCTCGTC from Nocardia tengchongensis includes:
- a CDS encoding FAD-dependent oxidoreductase — translated: MERTTCLIAGGGPAGMFLGLMLARAGVEVTVLEKHGDFLRDFRGDTVHPTTLDLIDALGLGEDFAKLPQRRLNTVQIPIGGRMVTLGSFAHIPGRHKYVAMVPQWDLLDLLARAGEVEPSFRLRMNTEAVDLLRTDNVVAGVRYRTADGATGEIHADLTVACDGRSSVLRAAAGLGVRAWPTPFDTWWFRIPRNDTDPSGLIPVVTAHRVVVMFDRGDYWQSATLIAKGSDADQRARHPVGEIMRSLAEVVPWLADRTDALHDWEQVKLLDVKLDRLDRWYTDGLLCLGDAAHAMSPIGGVGINLAVQDAVAAARILAPKLLSRTVTTADLARVQRRRLLPTAVVQGMQRIAHARVVRPAVAGRLSVSNAPRTPLSVRIFRRIPVLRSLPIYLVARGVRPEPTPDFARRP
- a CDS encoding MFS transporter; this encodes MSTIDRPHSGGDDATPSRRKAFFLLSGNVFALGAVSLVTDISSEMMTAVLPVYLVVGLHLSPAAYGVVDGTYTGATALLRLIGGYVADLTRRRKFIAGLGYGLSAVAKLGMPAAGSAVGAIGAVIAVDRTGKGLRTAPRDALITLSTPPRLYGRAFGVHRTMDTIGAFVGPLVAIGILAATAQAYDAVFVASFCIAAFGVLILVLFVRDHRDEQPVNGAVSPRSLGGLIRLTPVRRLVAAACLAGLVTIGDGFVYLLLQQREHLSVSWFPLLAVGTNLSYLVLATPLGVLADKIGRLTVVLGGYTALVLVYLLLFGPFGGTALLVVVLALYGLFYAATDGVLMALAGPVLPKALRTTGIALIQTGQALSYLVSSVLFGLAWTLWGPANASRVAAALVAVAVVVIAVLLRGVQTAGTAEDVAEAAEEHA
- a CDS encoding DUF4334 domain-containing protein produces the protein MSSTLTEEIMMVAGSATEGARLRALMDGAATATQAWELFDSLPEVRVEDITTGRWRGAEVGTGHPWDGMLVETGWYGKQFDSADHVQPLLFAAPDGEIFPIDPRRVPLFLAGKVPVTALSPVRRSLGVLRPMLRTTASRARLRDLEFRGKSSAAMVYDHLPIIDIFRRVDADTLLGVMDMRGLDEPYFFVLHRDS
- a CDS encoding alpha/beta fold hydrolase, with the translated sequence MINQTRHLTSSLTTSQRLKILMVRPYHFYGTFVSSTKMITGRHTMAKIGRFKNAQAKADYLRAYDDLAAQWPVAATDLDVETSFGTTRVRKSGSGEGAPIVLLPGMPGMGLFWMPFIEEMAREHVVYTVDPMGWAGRSEQTAPLKGQHDIVRWLVEVFDGIGAERVHLAGYSGGSWLSLLFASQRSDRLASITMLEPDAASFLKPKWGLLFKFLFGGIRPTREKMEKFLEWMTPGVKLSEEMWTLTLAALKFRIAMPWSRLLPDEQLGRVTAPMLVLFGETTIANDAHAAAARARECIPGADIEIYPGVGHEMLWAIPETVIPRFLGFVEQHDQVRA
- a CDS encoding PD40 domain-containing protein, with product MNRRTVSALLGALVLAAIAIGYGVFTGTRAQPAVAYEALNISPGPRILFRSTAAESKGHVAMVSAVDPGAARAVSKLECLRVAAAAGSGICLRPDGPLATFQAAILDADLTVTREIPLVGVPNRTRLSGDGRLVAWTVFVAGDSYNNGRFSTRAGLVDLTTGDMIDSLEFLAVVVDGRPYTAADLNFWGITFAADDNTFYATMSTDGRRYLVRGDIAAKTVRTIAQNVECPSLSADGKRIAFKSAVDGDPAKGWRLSVLDLASGVRTPLAETRSVDDQPAWLDSNTIGYAVSRGGGDADIWAVPSDGSGSPRLLVPHAESPAALG